The region gaagagctggaggcaggcgAGGAGGGCTGGGAcggcagcggcgccccggccgccgccgtgccCTTCGGCAGCCGCTCCGCTCGCAGGCGCCTTGTCCTTCCCGAggcccccggctgcccggccGGGAGCTTCCTCCGTCGATGGAGACGGTTCCCAGCGTTGCCACGGCAATTCGGCAGGCTCATCCTCGTCTCGGGGCTCCCCGCGTCCGCCAGGCGGATGCCCGCCGGCTAATCCGGGGCGCTCGGGTCTTGCAAGAGAGTAAAGAGACAGTTGCCACCGCGGGGGTCTGcagcgggcggccgggaggcgggcgctgcggggggccCGGCGCCGAGCTCGGTCCCCTGGCCCGGGAGAGCCGGGTTTGGGGCACCCTTGGAGCTGGGTTGAGGGCGTTGGGTCATGTTTCCACGCGCGGAAACCTGCCCGCGTGGCTCAGGTGCACCATTTAACCGGCCCTGCTCAGGCGCTTCGGAGACCCTCCGGCGTCTCCCGCCGCCTCCTTGCAAGCGCCTCCAGGCCTGGTCGGCACGGGAGCGCTGCAGAGCCGCTTTGCAATTCGTGGTCCGGCCCGAAAAGCCGGCGGCGGCagagccccgcgcgccgcccgctgACCCAGAAgcagggcggccgccccgcgccgcgccgggctcctGAGCCTGCTTTCATCCGGGGTCCCGCAGGGCGCCGGGGGGCTCTTGGGAgggtttttctccccccctctaACAGGCTTAGCTGCCTGCCTTTGTGCCTGCCGCCGGGCGGCATcggtggcggggccgggcgcgccggcGATCCCGCTCTCTCCTCTCCCGGCAGGCTCGGAGCCAGCGCTGAGCAGCGGCAtgggcagcgccgggcccgggctggccgccccgccggccggccgcggcggcaccCTGCAGGAcgcggccctgctgccgccggcacggcagcccggcgcccgcggcTGGGCGAGCAccggcagccccagcccgccGGCCACCCCCGAGCAGAGCCTGCCCGCTTTCTGCCTCCACTACTTCGACATGCTCTACTCGGAGGAGGCAGCCTGGGCGTGCAAGGGCCCGGGGGAGCCGTCGCAAGGCAGCGCCCAGGCGGGCCGAGGCGAGGTGCCGAAGGAGCCGGAGCAGTGCCCCATCATCGACAGccagggcctggggctgggcgccGAGCTGGACTTCCAGGGCAGCCTGCACCTGGAGGAGCACTCGCTGGAGCAGGTGCAGAGCATGGTGGTGGGCGAGGTGCTGAAGGACATCGAGACGGCCTGCAAGCTCCTCAACATCGCCGCAGGTGGGTGGCCCCGGCACCCGGGGGGCTCCCGGCAGGCATCTCTCCCCGGCAGGCCCCCGGAGCAGCCCTCCGCCCACGGGGGGTGGCAAACCTTTCAGCAGACCCCTCTGCGGAGCTCGGGGAACCGGATGGTGCAgaggcggggagggcaggcgccgggACACGCGGACCCGATGCCCCGTCTGTCCCCGCCGGcggtcccttcccttccccaggccGCGGTACCGGGATGCGTTTCAGCGTCTCGTGGAGGGTGAACGGTAGCGAGGAGCAGGCGGCGCCCGCTGggacttttttctccttccctctgtctCGCTTTCACCCCGCGCGGGCATCGCTGCAGCCCCGGGGTCCCCGGACGCGCTCGGGTTGACGCGGGCTCTGTCGTCCGCCCCGCTCCCGCAAGGCTTGGACACGACCTGGGGGCTTGCGGGGAGCGAGCGGGACTTCGAAAGGCTGGATAGGGCCCGATCAGCCCCGTCAGAGCCGGCAGCGGGTTTTGGGGCCGCGCTCGCAGCCCCTTGGAGGGAGCCGGACGGGAGCAGGCGGAGCGgctgccgcggcccccggggccgttCCCCGGAGCCGCCAGGTGCTCGGATGGGTGCTGCCAGCGCCGAGGCCGGGAACAAAAGGGACTTTGACAGGTGGAGGAAAAATGCCACCGCGGAGGAGAGCAAGGTCGTGCCGCcaccggccgggcgccgcggggcgtttgctccccgccggcagcgCTTGGCTGCTTGCTGGGCTGAGCCGGCCAGCGAGGGGGGACCCGGGGTCCCCGTCCCGGCTCTCTGGGGTATCCTTGTGGCTGATACCGCTGCAGGGCAGTTTGGCCGGGACAGTGGGAGCTGTGGGGTGAGCTGAGTTTGCCTGGACtttgcttggggggggggtggggggggtcagtgctcaccggccggcggcgggcgcccgtcTCCCTGCAGACCCGGCTGACTGGAGCCCCGGCAACGTGCAGAAGTGGATCCTGTGGACGGAGCACCAGTACCGGCTGCCGCAGATCGGGAAGTCCTTCCAGGAGCTGTCGGGCAAGGACCTGTGCGCCATGTCCGAGGAGCAGTTCTGCCAGCGCTCGCCGGTGTGCGGCGACGTCCTGCACGCTCACCTCGACATCTGGAAATCTGGTGGgtgccggggcccggcggggacgcgggcgATGCTGCACGCCCGGCCGGCACATGCCCTCCCTGACCAGGAGCTTTTCCCTTCCAGCTGCCTGGATGAAGGAGAAAGCCGCCCCGGGCGACGGGCGATACTGCGGTGAGTTTTGCATGGGCTCAGCCTTGCCAGCCAGGTGGGGAGCCCTGCTGGCTGGTCCCTCCACGACtgctctggggtgctggggaggtcGCTCCTCACTTAATTGCAATTCTCCATTGCGTTGGCGGAGTTGCTGCTGCGCTGGCATCCGTGTGTTTGCACTCCCTTCTGCCCAAAAAGCAAGCCCTGGGCTGGCTGCCCACGTGGTGCAGCCAAAGGGGGAACAGCCGTGAGACCCTCATGGGCCCCTGTCAGCCCCGGGTGTCCTAGCTGAATTTTGGATCCCTGGGCTGAGTCCCCCGGAGACCTGCAGGCATCGAGCCGGGGTTTCCCGCACGGGGAGCCACGCAGCGCCACGGCCACGGGctcccggcgcggggcagagcggcCAGGTCCCCTCTCCAGCCCATCCTCAGCCCGTCTCCGTCCCTCCCTGCCCAGGGGGTGACGCCGGCTGGGCGGACAGCGAGGTGGACTCGTCCTGTGCCGGGCAGCCCATCCACCTCTGGCAGTTCCTCAAGGAGCTCCTGCTGAAACCCCACAACTACGGGCGCTTCATCCGCTGGCTCAACAAGGAGAAAGGTGGGTGCTCCGGCGGCGCCCGCCTTGGTGGCGACGGGGAGGAGGGCTCGGCTGTAACCCCCAGGTTCCCGTCCCCTCCTCGCTCCCCTCGCAGGCATCTTCAAGATCGAGGACTCGGCGCAGGTGGCACGTCTGTGGGGCATCCGCAAGAACCGCCCGGCCATGAACTACGACAAGCTGAGCCGCTCCATCCGGCAGTATTACAAGAAGGGCATCATCCGGAAACCCGACATCTCCCAGCGCCTCGTCTACCAGTTCGTGCACCCGGTCTGAGAGGCGGAGGAGGGACAGGCTGCGCccggcagggacaggggaccttcGCCGCCACCGCGCGCCCTCCTCGACCGCGTAGACCGTCTCCCAACGCTAAGGACCGAGGCTGGGGTGCGGAGAGGCTCCCACCCGCCAGCCCCACCGGTGACGGACCGCCGAGCATCCCCTGTCCTCCAGACCCCAACcttggaggggaaggagagaccCCAAAGCTAAGAGACTGCCACCAGCAGCAAATCGCCCGTGTGCCTGATCCGGAGCAATGACTGCCTGGACAAAACCCTCTTTTCCCCCGGACCCTGCCGGCCGAGGGAGGGcacgggcagcggggccgcggggctgagcGGGACAACATAACGCTTGATGGGGTTGCGGCTGTTGCCTCGAGCTCGACGGTGCCCTTCGCCTTGACGTCCCTCAGCAGAGACCGAAGTCACGAGCGTGTCTGGGGTCAATCCGGAGAGAAGCcgggggacccaggagtcctgccgCCAGGTCTCGTGC is a window of Struthio camelus isolate bStrCam1 chromosome 24, bStrCam1.hap1, whole genome shotgun sequence DNA encoding:
- the SPDEF gene encoding SAM pointed domain-containing Ets transcription factor, translated to MGSAGPGLAAPPAGRGGTLQDAALLPPARQPGARGWASTGSPSPPATPEQSLPAFCLHYFDMLYSEEAAWACKGPGEPSQGSAQAGRGEVPKEPEQCPIIDSQGLGLGAELDFQGSLHLEEHSLEQVQSMVVGEVLKDIETACKLLNIAADPADWSPGNVQKWILWTEHQYRLPQIGKSFQELSGKDLCAMSEEQFCQRSPVCGDVLHAHLDIWKSAAWMKEKAAPGDGRYCGGDAGWADSEVDSSCAGQPIHLWQFLKELLLKPHNYGRFIRWLNKEKGIFKIEDSAQVARLWGIRKNRPAMNYDKLSRSIRQYYKKGIIRKPDISQRLVYQFVHPV